A genome region from Microbacterium profundi includes the following:
- a CDS encoding DUF998 domain-containing protein: MRQESRAVWATVVCFLVGTGIGTLLLWGNPRPIAGDGSVGIPAAAVAGAIAAASFVVSTFLHRRGEHASMPRWQTIISAASAVALTIAFAGVTALGVLLASEVLGVGLQGLELPALGGGIVTGVASAVAGRLTFAAGIGLHTADLATLLFSYLVIGTLFAMLTAANPRWWETNFSQLGIGVGSWAFNGTLVVAGVLIATVGSYIGRDLHRILGDGALGRIAWVVALWAATGIALAAVGLFPQENIVLVHNIAAVSTLVLFVASGVLTTTVIPGPPRPLLITTVGVALLLVIAFVLADSFNLYSLTVLEAIVIGLGLLWLTTLVRVLAVLTPDTSRPSARWSLLRG, translated from the coding sequence ATGAGACAGGAATCCCGTGCAGTATGGGCGACTGTCGTCTGCTTCCTGGTCGGCACCGGCATCGGCACGCTGCTGCTGTGGGGCAATCCGCGACCGATCGCCGGAGATGGCTCGGTCGGTATTCCGGCAGCCGCAGTCGCGGGGGCGATCGCCGCGGCATCCTTCGTGGTCAGCACGTTCCTGCACCGTCGGGGTGAGCACGCGTCGATGCCGCGCTGGCAGACGATCATCTCTGCTGCTTCTGCCGTCGCCCTGACGATCGCATTCGCGGGAGTGACTGCGCTTGGCGTGCTGCTAGCCAGCGAGGTGCTCGGCGTCGGATTGCAAGGGCTCGAGCTGCCGGCGCTCGGCGGCGGCATCGTCACAGGGGTCGCCAGTGCTGTCGCCGGCCGGTTGACGTTCGCCGCGGGAATCGGCTTGCACACCGCCGACCTCGCCACGCTGCTGTTCAGCTACCTGGTGATCGGCACGCTGTTCGCGATGCTCACCGCCGCGAACCCCCGTTGGTGGGAGACGAACTTCTCGCAACTCGGCATCGGCGTCGGATCCTGGGCATTCAACGGCACGCTCGTCGTCGCCGGTGTCCTGATCGCCACCGTCGGCTCATACATCGGTCGCGATCTTCATCGCATCCTCGGAGACGGCGCGCTGGGACGGATCGCCTGGGTGGTCGCTCTGTGGGCGGCGACCGGCATCGCGCTCGCCGCGGTCGGGCTGTTCCCTCAGGAGAACATCGTCCTGGTTCATAACATCGCCGCCGTCTCGACGCTGGTGCTGTTCGTCGCGTCCGGGGTGCTCACGACCACCGTGATCCCCGGCCCTCCGCGGCCACTGTTGATCACTACAGTCGGAGTCGCCCTGCTGCTGGTCATCGCCTTCGTGCTGGCCGACAGCTTCAATCTGTACTCCTTGACCGTCCTCGAGGCGATCGTGATCGGTCTCGGGCTGCTCTGGCTCACGACGCTGGTACGCGTGCTCGCGGTGCTGACGCCGGACACCAGCCGGCCGTCGGCACGCTGGTCGCTGCTGCGGGGGTGA